In the genome of Mucisphaera calidilacus, one region contains:
- a CDS encoding type II secretion system protein: MIATALTTKKYHGFTLIELLVVISIIALLIGILLPALGAARRVARNASCLSNGRQMNVAANVFALDHRDTFPVTTEDQWIQAEFPGDPRFAYRSDQAGGKKLKDFASALIPYLGGGENDTFWDQGDSSQFRQNNPEVFKCPSDPSLDTDNPGYLTMLNTTSGSGIPDGFLPLSYGVNIDVCSLDTPSGNFIFASTTINPYAGESISDAKPVGGNQGKVTKPSQTMLYADLGNRPSDEDTNVQPAQGGAWHLRSDTLFITSNNHSVVDDLSLRGTLAGHFADYRLRMKLPVAGQDEGTRLSGIDGRHGDSMNTFFVDGHAESVNPKGADKVFITPLSIRN, from the coding sequence ATGATCGCCACCGCACTGACCACTAAGAAATACCACGGTTTCACGCTGATCGAGCTGCTGGTCGTTATCTCGATCATCGCTCTGCTGATCGGCATCCTCCTGCCTGCACTTGGGGCCGCACGGCGTGTTGCTCGCAACGCATCCTGCCTCTCCAACGGGCGGCAGATGAATGTTGCCGCCAACGTCTTCGCACTTGACCATCGCGACACCTTCCCCGTCACCACGGAAGATCAATGGATTCAGGCCGAGTTTCCTGGCGACCCGCGTTTTGCTTACCGCTCTGATCAAGCAGGCGGTAAGAAACTCAAAGATTTCGCCTCTGCACTGATCCCCTACCTCGGAGGCGGTGAGAACGACACCTTCTGGGATCAAGGCGACTCTTCGCAATTTAGGCAGAACAATCCCGAAGTCTTCAAATGCCCGTCCGACCCTTCCCTCGACACCGATAATCCCGGCTATCTGACCATGCTCAACACAACGTCGGGCAGCGGCATCCCCGACGGTTTCCTTCCGCTCTCATACGGCGTGAACATCGACGTCTGCTCGCTCGATACCCCTAGCGGCAACTTCATCTTCGCGTCCACCACCATCAATCCCTACGCGGGTGAGAGCATTAGCGATGCGAAGCCGGTCGGAGGCAATCAGGGCAAGGTCACCAAGCCATCGCAGACCATGCTCTACGCGGACCTCGGCAATCGCCCCAGTGATGAAGATACCAATGTTCAGCCCGCTCAAGGTGGCGCATGGCACCTGCGCAGTGACACACTTTTCATCACGTCCAACAACCATAGCGTTGTCGATGATCTATCACTCCGCGGCACCCTGGCCGGTCACTTTGCGGACTATCGACTGCGAATGAAACTGCCCGTTGCAGGCCAAGACGAGGGCACACGCCTTTCAGGCATTGATGGGCGACATGGCGACAGCATGAACACCTTCTTTGTGGATGGTCATGCGGAGTCGGTAAACCCCAAGGGCGCGGATAAGGTGTTTATCACACCGCTGAGCATCCGGAACTGA
- a CDS encoding dockerin type I domain-containing protein, with the protein MRSTTIAGFASAFALAAVAQGQIFMDGYLEPGEYGSALSVQNTNTGFGDSNLAMPEFANGSEIDAVYGTVANDTLYLMVTGNLESNFNKMVFMVDSVAGGVNQLLNDPEDPLPDLDFGEGGFLNGLRSMSGITFDEGFEADYMVAVTHGTENIDDFTSGWLLSTHFAELKPQSQNPAAGYAGGISSPGVQGVDSVFVDASNADPGTTPIEQFYITPSGGRPAADNSAFGIQASINNLNAFEEDDFGTVTAGGVFGNGETDEASPELIALAEQVTTGVEVAIPLSTIGNPTGDIKVHIHINGSNYSYLSNQVNGVGVLQGNLGGDGAGGFIGGADPLSGIDFNNFDGLQYDVIANGSGPVPGDANGDGVVDLLDLSILASNFEGTDTPYTNEEGDFNGDGLVDLLDLSILASNFESTPAPEPAGAALIGLGAVALLRRR; encoded by the coding sequence ATGAGATCCACGACCATCGCCGGTTTCGCGTCAGCTTTTGCCCTGGCCGCAGTTGCCCAGGGGCAGATTTTTATGGACGGGTATCTGGAGCCGGGCGAGTACGGCAGTGCTCTGTCCGTTCAGAACACCAACACCGGCTTCGGCGATTCGAACCTCGCCATGCCCGAGTTCGCCAACGGCTCCGAGATCGACGCCGTCTACGGCACGGTCGCCAACGACACCCTCTACCTGATGGTGACGGGCAACCTCGAGAGCAACTTCAACAAGATGGTCTTCATGGTCGACTCCGTTGCGGGCGGCGTGAACCAGCTGCTGAACGATCCCGAGGACCCGCTGCCCGATCTGGACTTCGGTGAGGGTGGTTTCCTCAACGGCCTGCGTTCCATGAGCGGCATCACCTTCGACGAGGGCTTCGAAGCCGACTACATGGTCGCCGTGACCCACGGCACAGAGAATATTGACGACTTCACCTCCGGCTGGCTGCTCTCGACACACTTCGCCGAGCTGAAGCCCCAGTCACAGAACCCGGCGGCGGGCTATGCCGGCGGCATCAGCAGCCCCGGCGTGCAGGGCGTTGACAGCGTCTTTGTGGATGCCAGTAATGCTGATCCCGGCACCACGCCGATCGAGCAGTTCTACATCACGCCCAGCGGCGGACGCCCCGCGGCCGACAACTCGGCCTTCGGCATCCAGGCCTCGATCAACAACCTCAATGCTTTCGAGGAAGACGATTTCGGTACCGTGACCGCCGGCGGTGTCTTCGGCAACGGCGAGACCGACGAGGCCAGCCCCGAGCTGATCGCTCTGGCCGAGCAGGTCACCACGGGCGTTGAGGTCGCGATTCCGCTGTCGACGATCGGCAACCCGACCGGCGACATCAAGGTTCATATCCACATCAACGGCTCGAACTACTCCTATCTCTCGAACCAGGTCAATGGCGTGGGCGTCCTGCAGGGCAACCTCGGCGGCGACGGCGCGGGCGGGTTCATCGGCGGCGCCGATCCCCTCTCGGGCATCGACTTCAACAACTTCGACGGCCTGCAGTACGACGTGATCGCCAACGGCTCGGGCCCCGTCCCCGGCGACGCCAACGGCGACGGTGTGGTCGACCTGCTCGACCTCTCGATCCTCGCCTCCAACTTCGAGGGCACGGACACCCCGTACACCAACGAAGAGGGTGACTTCAACGGCGACGGCCTGGTCGACCTGCTTGACCTGTCGATCCTCGCCTCGAACTTCGAGTCGACCCCTGCTCCGGAGCCGGCGGGAGCCGCGCTCATCGGCCTCGGCGCGGTCGCCCTCCTGCGTCGTCGCTAA